One genomic window of Aptenodytes patagonicus chromosome 19, bAptPat1.pri.cur, whole genome shotgun sequence includes the following:
- the FBLIM1 gene encoding filamin-binding LIM protein 1 isoform X2: protein MRPGSSSHRSSPSAAFTMLPGKAEKRIASSVFITLVPPQREAATKEKTQRETRPDGAEVPGTRHPQTRPLQPPALLNGETRPAAPVPSSPPVLVLSEAPQPLSAEALGPALQQLDLAAPATLQAPSAFPAELRPPKFCQEQAGKPQWQDANGYPERDGSRDICAFCHKAVGPREPTVEAMRKQYHADCFTCRTCHRLLAGQRYYQKDGRPMCDACYQATLEKCAKCQGLIVERIVRALGKGYHPGCFSCAACGRAIGAESFAVDEQNEVYCVADFYRKYAVVCSACEHPIVPREDKDTYKIECLGRSFHESCYRCESCGTPLSPEPTENGCYPLDDHLLCKSCHVRRRNESSC from the exons ATGAGACCGGGCAGCTCATCACACAG GTCCAGCCCTTCCGCAGCTTTCACGATGCTGCCGGGGAAAGCGGAGAAGAGGATCGCTTCGTCCGTCTTCATCACCCTGGTGCCGCCACAGAGGGAGGCGGCCACCAAGGAGAAAACCCAAAGGGAGACGCGGCCAGACGGTGCAGAGGTCCCGGGCACCCGTCACCCCCAGACCCGACCGCTGCAGCCCCCTGCATTGCTCAACGGAG AAACCCGCCCAGCGGCCCCTGTGCCTTCGTCCCCACCGGTCCTCGTCCTCTCCGAAGCGCCCCAGCCCTTGTCCGCGGAGGCGCTGGGTCCGGCACTGCAGCAACTGGACCTGGCGGCACCCGCCACCCTTCAG GCCCCTTCCGCCTTCCCTGCCGAATTGAGGCCGCCCAAATTTTGCCAGGAGCAAGCAGGCAAACCGCAGTGGCAGGATGCGAATGGTTACCCAGAGAGGGATGGCTCCAGAG ACATCTGCGCCTTCTGCCACAAAGCGGTGGGGCCCCGGGAGCCGACGGTGGAGGCGATGCGGAAGCAGTACCACGCCGACTGCTTCACCTGCCGGACCTGCCACCGGCTCCTGGCCGGCCAGCGCTACTACCAAAAAGATGGGCGCCCCATGTGCGATGCCTGCTACCAG GCCACGCTGGAGAAATGCGCCAAGTGCCAGGGGCTGATCGTGGAACGCATTGTCCGTGCCCTGGGCAAGGGCTACCACCCCGGCTGCTTCTCCTGCGCTGCCTGCGGCCGGGCCATTGGCGCCGAGAGCTTTGCCGTGGACGAGCAGAACGAGGTGTACTGCGTGGCTGACTTTTACAG GAAATACGCCGTGGTTTGCAGTGCCTGCGAGCACCCCATCGTCCCCCGCGAGGACAAGGACACCTACAAGATCGAGTGCCTGGGACGCAGTTTCCACGAGAGCTGCTACCGCTGCGAG AGCTGCGGGACGCCCCTGTCGCCGGAGCCGACGGAGAATGGGTGCTACCCCCTGGACGACCACCTCCTCTGCAAGTCCTGCCACGTCCGCCGGCGAAACGAGTCGTCCTGCTAA
- the FBLIM1 gene encoding filamin-binding LIM protein 1 isoform X1 translates to MLTKGWGLVTEARKWEISDAASSGPFTLCPPRHETIYCRDVGQGRSFLLPFREGEEGGGLRPKGGAAAGAAGAPAGFAPFYLIFPQIKPRSSPSAAFTMLPGKAEKRIASSVFITLVPPQREAATKEKTQRETRPDGAEVPGTRHPQTRPLQPPALLNGETRPAAPVPSSPPVLVLSEAPQPLSAEALGPALQQLDLAAPATLQAPSAFPAELRPPKFCQEQAGKPQWQDANGYPERDGSRDICAFCHKAVGPREPTVEAMRKQYHADCFTCRTCHRLLAGQRYYQKDGRPMCDACYQATLEKCAKCQGLIVERIVRALGKGYHPGCFSCAACGRAIGAESFAVDEQNEVYCVADFYRKYAVVCSACEHPIVPREDKDTYKIECLGRSFHESCYRCESCGTPLSPEPTENGCYPLDDHLLCKSCHVRRRNESSC, encoded by the exons ATGCTTACGAAAGGGTGGGGTTTGGTCACAGAGGCACGGAAATGGGAGATTTCGGATGCTGCTTCATCGGGACCCTTTACCCTGTGTCCTCCCAGGCACGAGACCATTTATTGCCGTGACGTGGGACAGGGACGCtcattccttctccctttccGGGAGGGCGAGGAGGGAGGCGGGTTGAGGCCGAAGGGCGGCGCGGCTGCAGGAGCTGCCGGTGCACCCGCGGGTTTCGCTCCCTTTTATCTTATTTTCCCCCAAATCAAACCCAGGTCCAGCCCTTCCGCAGCTTTCACGATGCTGCCGGGGAAAGCGGAGAAGAGGATCGCTTCGTCCGTCTTCATCACCCTGGTGCCGCCACAGAGGGAGGCGGCCACCAAGGAGAAAACCCAAAGGGAGACGCGGCCAGACGGTGCAGAGGTCCCGGGCACCCGTCACCCCCAGACCCGACCGCTGCAGCCCCCTGCATTGCTCAACGGAG AAACCCGCCCAGCGGCCCCTGTGCCTTCGTCCCCACCGGTCCTCGTCCTCTCCGAAGCGCCCCAGCCCTTGTCCGCGGAGGCGCTGGGTCCGGCACTGCAGCAACTGGACCTGGCGGCACCCGCCACCCTTCAG GCCCCTTCCGCCTTCCCTGCCGAATTGAGGCCGCCCAAATTTTGCCAGGAGCAAGCAGGCAAACCGCAGTGGCAGGATGCGAATGGTTACCCAGAGAGGGATGGCTCCAGAG ACATCTGCGCCTTCTGCCACAAAGCGGTGGGGCCCCGGGAGCCGACGGTGGAGGCGATGCGGAAGCAGTACCACGCCGACTGCTTCACCTGCCGGACCTGCCACCGGCTCCTGGCCGGCCAGCGCTACTACCAAAAAGATGGGCGCCCCATGTGCGATGCCTGCTACCAG GCCACGCTGGAGAAATGCGCCAAGTGCCAGGGGCTGATCGTGGAACGCATTGTCCGTGCCCTGGGCAAGGGCTACCACCCCGGCTGCTTCTCCTGCGCTGCCTGCGGCCGGGCCATTGGCGCCGAGAGCTTTGCCGTGGACGAGCAGAACGAGGTGTACTGCGTGGCTGACTTTTACAG GAAATACGCCGTGGTTTGCAGTGCCTGCGAGCACCCCATCGTCCCCCGCGAGGACAAGGACACCTACAAGATCGAGTGCCTGGGACGCAGTTTCCACGAGAGCTGCTACCGCTGCGAG AGCTGCGGGACGCCCCTGTCGCCGGAGCCGACGGAGAATGGGTGCTACCCCCTGGACGACCACCTCCTCTGCAAGTCCTGCCACGTCCGCCGGCGAAACGAGTCGTCCTGCTAA